One window from the genome of Hydractinia symbiolongicarpus strain clone_291-10 chromosome 1, HSymV2.1, whole genome shotgun sequence encodes:
- the LOC130646683 gene encoding xaa-Pro aminopeptidase 1-like has product MQTLHFVFVLLLPGLLEARSCKDGKSMKPYPPTVKNTTVLLQQIRQLMNTSGVDGYIIPSSDDHQTEYVAPWFKRRAFITGFTGSVGTAIITATKAALWVDGRYHDQADIEVDCNWIIQKQGLKGVPSESKWVAQELTKGKILGADPRVISLVYYEALMKQIGKSVSWKNVDKNLVDQVWTNRPNKTQNQIFIQPLKYSGQKYTEKIKNLRSTMKSRNTAAIIVQALDDVAWLLNLRGNDIPYNPFFYAYVIVTDSNISLFTDMKKINASVKNHLCLKDMPSNMCVNMRDYDYDLLGKFIQNLVNTNETIWVPPKSSVFIGSKIPKEQRHVEYSPIQLPKARKNRVEIEGMKIANIKDGIAIMEYFVWLKKQISEKKKVTEITGAEKLREFKSKQKNYVSLSFGTISGFGANGAIIHYKADQHTDATITDKSLYLLDSGAQFHEGSTDITRTIHLGTPTKKQKEMYTYVLKGAIALARATFPFGTYGRNIDVYARQFLWNNGLDYRHGTGHGIGSFLSIHEGPGRINNGRTGLSESPLYKGMVFSDEPGYYQYGEYGIRLETAICVNEKETKYRMGNQSFLGFHLLTWVPFERKLINIDMLTEVEITWLNNYNKEIRHIMGTEIKKQGKTEVYDYMMKLTEPFKKQQISSAKMNSFSYVLVCLCLSFAYFLKQATH; this is encoded by the exons ATGCAAACTTTGCATTTTGTGTTCGTTTTGTTGTTACCAG GTCTTCTCGAAGCAAGATCATGCAAGGATGGAAAATCAATG AAACCTTACCCTCCAACTGTGAAAAACACGACAGTTCTTTTGCAACAAATCCGACAGTTAATGAACACTAGCGGCGTTGATGGCTACATTATCCCGTCTTCCGATGATCATCAG ACTGAATATGTTGCTCCTTGGTTTAAAAGGCGAGCTTTTATAACTGGCTTCACTGGATCAGTAG GTACCGCTATCATTACGGCAACGAAAGCTGCGTTGTGGGTGGACGGAAGGTATCATGATCAGGCAGATATTGAAGTTGATTGTAATTGGATAATCCAGAAACAAG GTTTAAAAGGAGTTCCATCAGAAAGTAAATGGGTGGCTCAA GAGTTAACAAAAGGAAAAATACTTGGAGCTGATCCGAGAGTGATATCACTGG tatATTATGAGGCATTGATGAAG CAAATTGGGAAATCCGTGAGCTggaaaaatgtagacaaaaatCTCGTGGACCAAGTATGGACAAATCGACCAAATAAAACTCAAAATCAAATTTTCATCCAACCTCTGAAATACTCAG gTCAAAAATACAccgagaaaattaaaaatctgcGTTCAACAATGAAATCTCGCAATACCGCTGCCATTATTGTTCAAGCACTCGACGATGTTGCTT ggCTGCTCAATCTGCGTGGAAACGATATACCTTACAACCCTTTCTTTTATGCTTACGTCATCGTCACGGACTCTAACATAAG tttatttacaGATATGAAGAAGATAAACGCAAGTGTCAAGAACCATCTTTGTTTAAAAGACATGCCGAGCAACATGTGTGTCAATATGAGAGATTATGATTATGATCTTCTTGGGAAATTCATACAGAATCTTGTCAACACTAATGAAACGATATGG GTACCTCCAAAATCATCGGTGTTCATTGGTAGTAAAATCCCTAAG GAGCAAAGGCACGTAGAGTATTCGCCAATTCAACTTCCCAAAGCACGAAAAAATCGAGTTGAAATTGAGGGAATGAAAATTGCAAAT atTAAGGATGGTATTGCAATCATGGAGTATTTTGTCTGGTTGAAGAAGCAA ATttctgaaaagaaaaaagtgactgAAATCACTGGAGCAGAAAAATTAAGAGAATTTAAGAG CAAGCAAAAAAATTACGTCAGTTTGAGTTTTGGAACCATCTCTGGCTTTGGTGCAAATGGAGCCATAATTCATTATAA AGCTGACCAACATACAGACGCAACGATCACTGACAAATCCCTATATTTGTTAGACTCCGGAGCTCAGTTCCA TGAAGGTTCGACAGACATTACACGGACTATACATCTCGGTACacctacaaaaaaacaaaag GAGATGTACACATACGTTCTGAAAGGAGCAATTGCATTGGCACGTGCAACATTTCCTTTCGGCACTTACG GTCGAAATATCGATGTATATGCACGTCAGTTCTTATGGAACAATGGATTGGATTATAGACATGGTACAGGCCACGGAATTGGTtcctttcttagtatacatgaGG GGCCAGGCAGGATAAATAATGGCAGAACAGGTCTTAGCGAAAGTCCTTTATATAAAGGAATGGTTTTCTCAGATG AGCCTGGGTACTATCAGTACGGAGAATACGGAATTCGATTAGAAACAGCAATCTGTGTGAATGAAAAAGAAACTAAG tacCGAATGGGAAACCAATCATTTTTGGGATTCCATTTGTTAACTTGG gtaccatTCGAAAGGAAGTTAATAAACATTGACATGCTTACTGAAGTAGAG ATTACATGGTTAAATAATTATAACAAAGAAATACGACATATTATGGGAACAGAGATTAAAAAACAGGGCAAAACTGAAGTCTACGATTATATGATGAAATTAACCGAACCATTTAAGAAGCAACAAATCAGTTCTGCCAAGATGAACAGTTTTTCTTACGTGTTGGTATGCTTATGCCTGAGTTTTGCATACTTCCTTAAACAAGCAACTCACTAA